The Armatimonadota bacterium DNA segment TGCTGAAGCGGCAGGTTAACGCATTCGGGGTGGTGTTGATGGTGGCGTCGGTCGGCCTGCTGGTGCTGGCGAGAATGGTCCAGCAGCCCATACGGCCGGGAACCAAACAGGCGGTGCCGACGCTGCCCCGTATCGCTATCGCGCTGACGGCCGTGGTGATCTGCCTTCGCCTCATCGAGCAGGAGCCGGACCTGGGTACGGCCGCCGTACTGCTTGCCGCCGTGTACTGCGTGCTGGTTGCTGCCAGGGTCGCGTGGCGCACGTTAGCCATGGTAGCATTGGTAACTGTGATTGCATTCGCGTCCGCCACGGTTGGTTACACGCATCGCCGCAGTAGAATCGAAACGTGGCTGCACCCGTCCGCCAATGCGTCCGGCGATGGGTATCAGGTGTGGCAATCGGTACGTGCTGTCGGGTCGGGCTATATCTTCGGCCGCGGTGTGGGCCTGGGTCTCGGCAAATACTTCATTCCGCAGGCCGACACCGATTTTGCGTTTGCTACCATTGGCGAGGAACTGGGGCTATGCGGTTCGGTGGCGCTTCTGGCGCTCTTTGGCCTGGTTATCTTCCGCGGCATGATCATCGCCGAGCGGGCGGGCAACCTCAGGTCACAGCTGCTTGCGGTGGGCATAACGTCGCTAATCGGCTGGCAGGCGATCATCAACATCGGAGTAGCCACAGATACTATACCGAATACCGGTGTACCCATGCCGTTCCTCAGCTTCGGTCTTACAACCCTCATTACCACAATGGCTGGAATCGGTATCCTGCTGCGTATCGGACTCGAGTCACCACGGAGCAAATTGGCAGTCGGCGCTCCCGTCAAGCCATGACCCAGAAATCCGGCGGAATGCGAATCGCGCTCACCGGCGGCGGCACGGGCGGTCATATCTACCCGGCGCTTGCTGTGGCCGCCGCAATACGCCGGCAATGGCCCGATGCGGAGTTGCTGTATCTGGGCAGCGGCGCCGCAATGGAAGCCCGAATTGTGCCCCAGCACGGTATCGCATTCCAGGAAATACCGGCACGCAAACTGCGCAAGTTGGTGTCGCTCTCCACCATCGCCGCGGCGGCCACAATGGTACGCGGCACGCTGGTGGCCCGTCGTTACCTGCGCGCCTTCTCGGTGGATGCGGTGCTTGGGACGGGCGGTTACGTGGGCGCAGCAACGGTGGCCGCGGGTGCGCGGCTAGGCGCCGCCTGCACGATCATCGAGGGAAATGTGCTGGCCGGCCGCACCAATCGCTGGCTGGCACGCCTCACAAAAGCGGTATGCACTGCCTGGGATGAGACCAGCCTGCAATTCCGCCCTGGCCTCGCGATTCGCACGGGCCTCCCGGTTCGCGCCGACGTGGTGCTGCCGGCTGCGGTGCGCCCGGCCGCGGCCCGGCTGGATTTGGTCCAGCAGCTCGGGGCTCCGCCACTGGCGCGGAACCGGTTCACCGTGCTGGCTCTCGGCGGCAGCCAGGGTTCACGCGGCTTGAACGTACCGGTGTGCACAGCGGTTCCGGCACTCCTGGATGAAGGCTGCCAGGTTATCCATCAGACTGGCGAGGCGAATCTGGAGGCAGTGCGGCGCGCTGCAGCAGAGCGTGGCTACCTCGATTCGCCGTGGTACCTGCCCACTGCCTGGCTTAGCGATATTTCGATGGCTTCTGCACTCCGCAACGCGGATCTGGTGGTGTGCCGGGGAGGCATTTCAACGCTATCGGAGGTGATGGCGAATGGTCGCCCCGCGCTGGTCGTTCCCCTGCCGACCGCCTATGCCGATCACCAGCGGCTTAACGCCGAAGCGTTTGAGCGTGCCGGCGGTGCGGTCGCGATGTTGGAGTCGGGCCTCAGCGGAACTTCGCTCGCGGCGGCCGTCTGCGAGTTGGCCGCGTCGCCCGGTCGGCATGCAGCCATGTGCGAAGCATCGCGGCGGTTAAGCCCAATTCAAGCGGCCGATCTGGCAGCCAGTATTGTGATGCAATCTAAACCATGACGGTCGACCAGGTTGCCAGTATCTACTTTGTTGGTGTTGGCGGAATTGGCGTCAGCGCTCTAGCCCAGTATGCGCTCGAACGGGGCTGGCGAGTAACCGGCGCCGATTTGAATGTGGATTTGCAAGCGAACCCGGCGCTCGCGCGCCTCGCAGCCGGCGGCGCAGTCATATTTGCAGGACACGCCACCTCACAGTTGCCGCCAGATGCCACCATGGTCGTTGCCTCAGCGGCGGTGCCGGCTACCAACCCGGAGGTGGCCGAAGCGCTGCGGCGTGGCCTTCCCGTGTTGAGCCGCGCAGAGTATCTGGGCCGGCTGATGGACGACCACCACGCACCGCGGTTTGCAGTAGCCGGCACACATGGCAAATCAAGTACAACCGCCATGTTGGGCGGCATTTTGGCCGGCGCAGGGCGCGGTCCCGCCGTGTTTGTTGGGGCTGAGGCACCGCAGATTGGTGGCAACATGCTCTCCGGTCGGCCAGATGGTCCGTTCGTCGCAGAGGCGTGCGAGGCGTTTGAGTCGTATCTGGAGTTGCGACCCGATATCGCCATAGTCACCAATGTAGAGGCCGACCATCTGGATTACTTCGGCCATGAGGCCGCGGTCTTCGCGTCGTTCGGGCGGTTTGTTTCCGGCATCCGCCGTGATG contains these protein-coding regions:
- a CDS encoding FtsW/RodA/SpoVE family cell cycle protein; its protein translation is MTTLVPESPVELRTNSTEMQSPPFDYYLFAATFVLAAGGIAMVFDTTYPQVGSGALLAQSQAYFAVKQAIGVVAGFGAMAFFARLPIARLMQFVRPAALIAWVALLFVFVPHIGHTVNDAARWVGPAGAEFQPAECAKLIMLLFVVSEVCNPEPKRGRWVYAYIGIPVLANELLICLLKRQVNAFGVVLMVASVGLLVLARMVQQPIRPGTKQAVPTLPRIAIALTAVVICLRLIEQEPDLGTAAVLLAAVYCVLVAARVAWRTLAMVALVTVIAFASATVGYTHRRSRIETWLHPSANASGDGYQVWQSVRAVGSGYIFGRGVGLGLGKYFIPQADTDFAFATIGEELGLCGSVALLALFGLVIFRGMIIAERAGNLRSQLLAVGITSLIGWQAIINIGVATDTIPNTGVPMPFLSFGLTTLITTMAGIGILLRIGLESPRSKLAVGAPVKP
- a CDS encoding UDP-N-acetylglucosamine--N-acetylmuramyl-(pentapeptide) pyrophosphoryl-undecaprenol N-acetylglucosamine transferase, encoding MTQKSGGMRIALTGGGTGGHIYPALAVAAAIRRQWPDAELLYLGSGAAMEARIVPQHGIAFQEIPARKLRKLVSLSTIAAAATMVRGTLVARRYLRAFSVDAVLGTGGYVGAATVAAGARLGAACTIIEGNVLAGRTNRWLARLTKAVCTAWDETSLQFRPGLAIRTGLPVRADVVLPAAVRPAAARLDLVQQLGAPPLARNRFTVLALGGSQGSRGLNVPVCTAVPALLDEGCQVIHQTGEANLEAVRRAAAERGYLDSPWYLPTAWLSDISMASALRNADLVVCRGGISTLSEVMANGRPALVVPLPTAYADHQRLNAEAFERAGGAVAMLESGLSGTSLAAAVCELAASPGRHAAMCEASRRLSPIQAADLAASIVMQSKP